From one bacterium genomic stretch:
- a CDS encoding methyltransferase domain-containing protein, which produces MGIKSDRRHHICPWYMAYLFDNPLRHLIHDPEKILGSYVKPGMTVLDIGCGMGFFSLGMARMVGPEGRVISLDLQTMMLKILEKRAIKGGLSHRIETRLVGDLRLPVKTPVDFALCFWMVHEVPDQVFFLRELSRALKPGAHVLIAEPGMHHVKKEDLEKTIGIAEEEGFSVTGRPRIRMSLSVALQNSI; this is translated from the coding sequence ATGGGAATTAAGAGCGACCGAAGACACCATATCTGCCCCTGGTACATGGCGTACCTTTTCGACAACCCTCTAAGGCACCTCATCCACGACCCTGAAAAGATCCTGGGCTCCTATGTCAAACCAGGGATGACCGTTCTGGACATAGGCTGCGGTATGGGTTTTTTCTCCCTTGGAATGGCGCGAATGGTCGGTCCTGAAGGCAGAGTCATATCCCTGGACCTCCAAACCATGATGCTGAAGATCCTTGAGAAGAGGGCCATCAAAGGAGGGCTTTCCCATCGCATCGAAACCCGTCTCGTGGGGGATCTGAGGCTCCCGGTAAAAACCCCCGTCGATTTTGCCCTTTGTTTCTGGATGGTTCACGAAGTCCCGGACCAGGTTTTTTTCTTAAGGGAATTAAGCCGAGCTCTCAAGCCGGGAGCTCATGTACTCATTGCCGAACCCGGTATGCATCATGTTAAAAAGGAGGATCTTGAAAAAACTATCGGTATTGCCGAGGAGGAAGGGTTTTCGGTAACAGGCCGGCCCAGGATCAGAATGAGCCTCTCGGTGGCCCTACAAAATAGTATCTAG
- a CDS encoding cation:proton antiporter, which produces MSEGWTGILGNAHPLFYLGILILCGYAGGRAAHALNLPRITGYILAGMLLSPSTTGILGAGAFEKDLSIITDIALGIIAFSIGGTLEFDKLRKLGKAIIIITFVQALVVALLVSASVIFLFPYLPGAGIEPGSALVAVGILLGAICAATAPAAVLGVVHEYKAKGPMTTVLLGVITLDDGITLVLFSMVAGIAGSLGGKGVSLVQAGLVEPGKEIMVALLIGTVAGLLLKLLVPVIRRRKALLGLTLGTIFLTSGIALTLHTSSLLACMMLGFFLVNTMNQPEPWFEVTEKIEEPLFAMFFVLAGAHLKIGALAAAGTLTAVIITMRTVGKLGGAYLGSVLSAAPAAVRRYLPLGLLPQAGVSIGLVLAAKDYVGDVSAAMIMVNAILASVIINELISPLLVKKALIKSSEAQNAGGE; this is translated from the coding sequence ATGTCTGAGGGTTGGACCGGCATTCTTGGCAATGCCCATCCCCTTTTTTATCTGGGTATTCTTATCCTTTGCGGTTACGCGGGGGGCAGGGCAGCTCATGCGCTCAACCTTCCCCGGATCACCGGCTACATTTTAGCCGGAATGCTGCTCAGCCCGTCCACCACGGGCATCCTGGGCGCAGGCGCCTTTGAAAAAGACCTTTCCATCATCACCGATATTGCTCTTGGAATAATTGCCTTTTCCATCGGCGGCACCCTGGAGTTCGACAAGCTCAGGAAATTGGGAAAGGCCATCATCATCATCACTTTTGTGCAGGCCCTTGTTGTGGCCCTTCTCGTGAGCGCCTCAGTGATCTTCCTCTTCCCTTACCTTCCCGGAGCCGGCATCGAACCCGGCAGCGCCCTTGTCGCAGTGGGTATCCTGCTGGGGGCTATATGCGCTGCTACGGCCCCCGCGGCTGTCCTTGGTGTCGTTCATGAATATAAAGCGAAGGGCCCGATGACCACAGTTCTCCTCGGGGTCATTACCCTCGACGATGGGATCACTCTGGTTCTGTTCAGCATGGTTGCCGGGATCGCCGGGAGCCTGGGAGGAAAGGGGGTTTCCCTGGTACAGGCCGGGCTTGTGGAACCGGGTAAGGAGATCATGGTCGCACTCCTCATCGGCACTGTGGCGGGCCTGTTGCTCAAGCTGCTGGTTCCAGTGATCAGGAGGCGAAAGGCGCTCCTGGGACTCACTCTGGGCACCATATTTCTTACCAGCGGCATTGCTCTGACCCTCCACACTTCATCTCTCCTGGCCTGCATGATGTTGGGATTTTTTCTGGTCAACACCATGAACCAGCCGGAACCCTGGTTTGAAGTCACAGAAAAGATAGAGGAACCTCTTTTTGCCATGTTTTTTGTTCTCGCTGGTGCGCACCTGAAAATAGGGGCCCTGGCAGCGGCTGGGACCCTCACTGCGGTGATCATCACAATGAGGACCGTGGGCAAGCTGGGCGGGGCCTACCTCGGGAGTGTGTTATCAGCGGCTCCTGCTGCCGTGAGAAGATACCTTCCCCTGGGGCTTCTTCCCCAAGCGGGAGTTTCTATCGGACTTGTGCTGGCTGCCAAGGATTATGTCGGTGATGTTTCCGCTGCCATGATCATGGTCAACGCGATACTGGCTTCTGTCATTATCAATGAGCTTATCTCTCCCCTTCTCGTCAAAAAAGCTTTGATCAAGTCGAGTGAGGCTCAGAATGCGGGAGGAGAATGA
- a CDS encoding CBS domain-containing protein: protein MNSRNRGTTPSEAMRVRDVVARHKDRQVPLVRQDAPIAELAQAIAWHRHSRQLYVVDEQDHLLGNITLGRLVMYVFASSHGSSMNPRHVIGLITCKTAGDLMTEGTLSTGMEDEVEEVLERMVAGNLDEIPVINNEGRVVADLTMVDLLMAG, encoded by the coding sequence ATGAATTCCAGGAACCGTGGAACTACTCCAAGTGAAGCGATGCGGGTGCGCGACGTTGTTGCCCGGCACAAGGATCGTCAAGTACCGTTGGTCAGGCAGGACGCTCCCATTGCTGAACTGGCCCAGGCTATTGCATGGCATCGGCACAGCCGACAGCTTTACGTTGTGGACGAGCAGGACCATCTTTTGGGGAACATCACTCTCGGCCGGCTGGTCATGTACGTTTTTGCCAGCAGCCATGGTTCGAGCATGAACCCCAGGCATGTTATAGGCCTCATCACCTGCAAGACTGCCGGAGATCTCATGACGGAAGGGACCCTCTCCACCGGAATGGAGGATGAGGTGGAAGAGGTGTTGGAGCGTATGGTCGCCGGAAATTTGGATGAGATCCCGGTAATAAATAATGAGGGACGGGTCGTCGCCGACCTGACCATGGTGGACCTGCTGATGGCGGGGTAG